In Microvenator marinus, one genomic interval encodes:
- a CDS encoding DUF2237 family protein, giving the protein MALNVLGGPLKDCSHDPKTGFYRDGCCNTGPEDRGLHIICVRVTDEFLTFSKARGNDLSTPRPEFSFPGLKDGDQWCLCGLRWKEALNAEVAPPVLLEATHEKMLEIVTMEDLLAHAHADVWC; this is encoded by the coding sequence ATGGCGTTGAATGTATTGGGCGGTCCGTTGAAGGATTGTAGTCACGACCCAAAAACAGGGTTCTATCGAGATGGTTGCTGCAATACCGGCCCAGAAGATCGAGGGCTCCACATTATTTGCGTCCGAGTGACCGATGAGTTCTTGACGTTTTCCAAGGCGAGGGGAAACGACCTCAGCACGCCGCGTCCGGAGTTTAGCTTTCCGGGCCTCAAGGACGGCGACCAATGGTGCCTCTGCGGGTTGCGTTGGAAGGAGGCCCTGAACGCCGAAGTGGCGCCTCCGGTGCTTCTGGAGGCCACCCACGAGAAGATGTTGGAGATTGTGACCATGGAAGATTTGCTGGCTCATGCGCATGCCGATGTGTGGTGCTGA
- a CDS encoding tetratricopeptide repeat protein produces MRLSSLVFWIALLWGLPAFAEVEEVRVNKNLLERIDSASSVTDWQIIHEKDARLVGPIKFGGSDYYANEIWLIRFDPASGVIHERIPMPAPITSLEANADGIQMEIEDGEKPFKMLYRPGQMAPQEAWNHKSISAHVRDARGLHPALAAKPGQKLSDEEHRAAIAAIESRQAQEPNSPFYPFFIAEQLLRLERSNEANDYFQKAVKLDGNHWTTDLQLTGLLDGVRQHDLADTVFERALVKIERQHPVVRSSLSVPYYLTILGVWSFTEVEAFVRDSEVDSVHRTMTRTLTLFPQIERSDVVSQSLATWFEEHGREDLAEIWWGRVERDSSWDLTYGAARRFDRVYVTGIGMGLALVWMAFLIGMRSRQPKSGARIWVPRAHGLDLLAIFLSILLSAWALWYSNVQVEILGYHTDFPFTMQHQSWGAAPVIEHLEGLAPTESQQGLMNHARQIRDSYASGEELVTPMAPMRDWRIVVGSNAWARAHHILYGIPGLFFFPILFLHLGWAVQRRFPSVQGWLSVMTPGSARSLRLVGPFVLGLFIASILHVATPLGELLSSDFYLTTLHHFGLGSLEPTYGTDRPFWMVVGVVSLVVHAATFRKDT; encoded by the coding sequence ATGCGCCTTAGCTCTCTCGTCTTTTGGATTGCATTGCTCTGGGGGCTTCCGGCATTCGCAGAGGTTGAAGAAGTTCGAGTGAACAAGAATTTGCTTGAACGCATAGATTCGGCATCTAGCGTCACAGATTGGCAGATTATCCACGAAAAAGACGCGAGATTGGTTGGCCCGATTAAGTTTGGGGGATCCGACTACTACGCCAACGAAATCTGGTTGATTCGGTTTGATCCCGCTAGCGGTGTCATCCACGAACGAATTCCGATGCCCGCCCCAATTACCTCGTTGGAGGCGAATGCAGACGGCATTCAGATGGAGATTGAGGATGGAGAAAAACCGTTCAAAATGCTCTATCGTCCAGGTCAGATGGCGCCTCAGGAGGCATGGAATCATAAGAGCATTTCCGCACACGTTCGGGACGCAAGAGGCCTGCATCCGGCACTCGCCGCAAAACCAGGGCAGAAGCTATCCGATGAAGAACATCGTGCCGCGATAGCCGCGATCGAAAGTCGCCAAGCCCAAGAACCAAACTCGCCATTCTACCCTTTCTTCATTGCCGAACAGCTTCTTCGGCTAGAAAGGTCGAACGAAGCGAATGACTATTTCCAAAAGGCTGTGAAACTCGACGGGAATCATTGGACGACCGACCTCCAATTGACGGGTCTGCTCGATGGTGTGCGCCAGCATGACTTGGCCGATACAGTTTTCGAACGAGCGCTGGTGAAAATTGAACGCCAGCATCCTGTAGTTCGGTCCTCCCTCTCCGTGCCCTACTACCTGACAATCTTGGGAGTGTGGAGTTTTACAGAAGTCGAGGCGTTTGTGAGGGATAGTGAGGTTGACTCGGTTCACCGCACCATGACGCGCACTCTGACACTCTTTCCGCAGATAGAACGATCCGACGTGGTGTCTCAATCTTTAGCAACTTGGTTTGAAGAACATGGACGCGAGGATCTCGCGGAGATTTGGTGGGGACGGGTTGAAAGAGATTCGTCATGGGACCTAACATACGGGGCTGCTCGTCGCTTCGACCGCGTCTACGTCACGGGAATAGGAATGGGCCTTGCCCTCGTGTGGATGGCCTTTTTGATTGGCATGAGGTCCAGACAACCTAAATCCGGAGCCAGAATCTGGGTGCCGCGAGCACACGGGTTGGATCTTTTGGCGATTTTTCTCTCGATCCTCTTGTCGGCATGGGCACTTTGGTACTCCAACGTTCAGGTCGAGATTCTCGGGTATCACACCGATTTCCCCTTTACGATGCAACACCAATCTTGGGGTGCAGCACCTGTAATCGAACATTTAGAAGGTCTTGCGCCAACAGAGTCGCAACAAGGCCTCATGAATCACGCACGACAAATTCGAGACTCCTATGCGTCTGGGGAAGAATTGGTGACCCCAATGGCTCCCATGAGGGATTGGCGAATCGTTGTCGGTTCTAATGCGTGGGCGAGGGCGCATCATATCTTGTACGGGATACCCGGGTTGTTCTTCTTTCCAATTCTCTTCTTACACTTAGGGTGGGCTGTGCAAAGACGTTTTCCATCCGTTCAAGGATGGTTGAGTGTCATGACTCCCGGCTCAGCCCGGTCGCTTAGGCTTGTTGGCCCATTTGTTCTGGGCCTCTTTATCGCTTCGATTCTGCATGTGGCGACACCGCTCGGAGAGCTACTCTCCTCGGATTTTTATCTGACGACGTTGCACCATTTTGGGCTAGGTTCACTTGAACCCACCTACGGTACTGACCGCCCATTTTGGATGGTTGTTGGCGTCGTCTCTCTGGTCGTCCACGCGGCGACTTTTCGAAAAGACACCTAA
- a CDS encoding glutaredoxin domain-containing protein yields MERLEESKKHDVVRQKMSAWHSDIVSEAAKAVAENDVVVVGMALNPHPKQAKKLLDGLQIPYKYLEYGSYTSQWYPRLALKIWAGWPTFPMVFVKGQLIGGASDLKALAESGELQAALK; encoded by the coding sequence ATGGAACGGCTCGAAGAATCTAAAAAGCATGATGTGGTTCGCCAGAAAATGTCGGCATGGCATTCAGACATCGTTTCGGAGGCAGCAAAGGCTGTCGCTGAGAACGATGTGGTGGTTGTCGGGATGGCTCTCAATCCACACCCTAAGCAGGCCAAAAAACTTCTGGATGGGCTCCAAATCCCTTACAAATATCTAGAGTACGGCTCGTACACCTCCCAATGGTATCCGCGGCTAGCCCTGAAGATCTGGGCAGGCTGGCCGACCTTCCCCATGGTCTTCGTGAAAGGTCAACTTATCGGTGGAGCCTCAGATCTGAAGGCGCTGGCTGAGAGTGGTGAATTGCAGGCTGCCCTCAAGTAA
- a CDS encoding alpha/beta hydrolase → MTTLKVPTLGGTQFWADRRYKGGWRVQENVVSGHCRLLDSANRRHLFGTFESCTSQLAAQEVEQTPADVVVLLHGLGRDRKSLNKLSLALQKDGHCTIQLDYPSTRRSLDAHVSQVLEVLENLEGARRVSFVTHSLGGIVARGVLSSPDWPKHLTPGRVVMIAPPNQGAALARRIKEGMPLLFSAVVGPSGVQIAEGVPYPEPRVPVMVIAGAPRQGGGLNPLLDGEDDGVVMVAETKLGSMEEHLAVNEIHTTIMNHPDAEAATLRFLDSCLSKRNA, encoded by the coding sequence ATGACTACGTTGAAAGTCCCCACCTTGGGTGGAACGCAATTTTGGGCTGACCGGCGCTACAAGGGAGGCTGGCGAGTGCAGGAGAATGTGGTGAGTGGGCATTGCCGACTGCTGGATTCGGCCAATCGGAGACACCTCTTCGGGACCTTCGAGAGCTGCACAAGCCAACTCGCGGCCCAAGAGGTTGAGCAAACTCCGGCGGATGTGGTCGTTTTGCTCCACGGACTCGGCAGAGACCGAAAGTCGCTCAACAAGCTAAGTCTTGCGCTTCAAAAGGACGGGCATTGCACCATCCAACTCGACTACCCGAGCACCCGGCGCTCTCTCGACGCGCACGTTTCCCAAGTCTTGGAAGTACTGGAGAATCTGGAAGGAGCGCGGCGCGTGAGCTTCGTCACTCACTCGCTTGGCGGCATCGTCGCAAGAGGAGTGCTTTCAAGTCCCGATTGGCCTAAGCATCTGACCCCTGGCCGTGTTGTTATGATCGCACCGCCAAATCAGGGTGCTGCCTTAGCCCGAAGGATCAAAGAAGGCATGCCATTGCTCTTCAGTGCCGTTGTTGGCCCTTCCGGGGTCCAGATTGCCGAAGGCGTGCCCTACCCTGAGCCTCGAGTACCTGTGATGGTCATCGCCGGCGCGCCTCGCCAGGGGGGCGGCTTAAACCCGCTACTAGATGGCGAAGATGATGGGGTTGTGATGGTGGCGGAAACCAAGCTCGGTTCCATGGAAGAACATCTGGCTGTCAACGAGATTCACACTACGATCATGAACCATCCGGATGCGGAAGCAGCCACGCTTAGATTCCTGGATTCATGCTTGAGCAAGAGAAACGCGTGA
- a CDS encoding VOC family protein encodes MELGAFSISLAVSNLAASKVFYEKFGFEVVGGDASQNWLIMRNGAHTIGLFQGMFEGNILTFNPGWDENAQPLESFTDVRELQRQLREQGVEFVSEADETSSGPASFTVLDPDGNAILVDQHV; translated from the coding sequence ATGGAATTGGGAGCCTTTTCTATCAGCCTTGCGGTGAGTAATCTCGCTGCTTCGAAAGTGTTTTACGAGAAGTTTGGATTTGAGGTTGTCGGCGGAGATGCGTCTCAAAACTGGCTGATCATGCGAAATGGTGCCCATACGATCGGCCTCTTTCAGGGCATGTTCGAAGGTAATATCCTTACGTTTAACCCTGGTTGGGACGAGAATGCGCAGCCATTGGAAAGCTTCACAGATGTTCGAGAGTTGCAGCGTCAGTTGAGAGAGCAGGGGGTCGAGTTCGTCTCCGAAGCTGACGAGACGTCGTCGGGACCCGCGAGCTTTACCGTGCTTGACCCCGATGGGAATGCGATCCTTGTTGACCAGCATGTCTGA